In the genome of Xanthomonas translucens pv. cerealis, one region contains:
- a CDS encoding WYL domain-containing protein, which translates to MATPAPNRTTDGQRIIEALLLWEGVARNDRLRDLLGVHYTSVSRQLAQYAGHRQTGLAYSMAHRAWLATPAFEPSSQAPSLEEYLALTGARGLISPALVRTHIDFGNTAPMMFATLHRACREGLAVSALHSSMRRPEPTHKIFFPHALVEAGRRWHVRAYIHETGRFQDLALTRLEDVQLHEKLERLPDAQRELDDAWNTIVDLRLIPHPDLTPAQKTLVRAEYFQRTMARTEPVRGALLPYVIQDLHAAIDPDQQRPPDYQLCVDDRDSIARWLMPEASTYEADT; encoded by the coding sequence ATGGCCACTCCCGCTCCAAATCGAACAACCGATGGCCAACGGATCATCGAGGCACTACTGTTGTGGGAGGGCGTGGCGCGAAATGATCGCCTTCGCGACTTGCTTGGCGTGCACTACACCTCTGTCAGTCGGCAATTGGCGCAGTACGCGGGACATCGCCAGACGGGCTTGGCCTATTCCATGGCCCACCGAGCGTGGCTGGCAACGCCCGCATTCGAGCCGAGTAGCCAAGCGCCTTCGCTTGAAGAGTACCTGGCGCTGACCGGAGCGCGTGGCCTGATTTCACCGGCGCTGGTACGGACCCACATCGACTTCGGCAATACTGCTCCAATGATGTTCGCGACGCTTCATCGGGCCTGCAGAGAGGGCCTGGCAGTTTCCGCACTTCATTCCTCGATGCGCCGCCCGGAGCCGACGCACAAAATCTTCTTCCCTCACGCCCTGGTCGAGGCTGGCCGCCGCTGGCATGTGCGGGCCTACATACACGAGACAGGACGGTTCCAGGATCTGGCCCTGACACGACTTGAGGACGTGCAGTTGCATGAGAAGCTGGAGCGACTGCCGGATGCCCAACGTGAACTTGACGACGCCTGGAACACCATCGTTGACCTTCGGCTGATTCCGCATCCGGACCTGACGCCTGCGCAAAAGACGCTGGTGCGCGCTGAGTACTTCCAGCGCACCATGGCGCGCACCGAGCCAGTCCGCGGCGCCCTGCTCCCCTATGTCATCCAGGATCTACACGCGGCCATCGATCCAGATCAGCAGCGTCCGCCCGACTATCAGCTCTGCGTTGATGACAGGGACAGCATCGCAAGATGGCTCATGCCTGAAGCCTCGACGTACGAGGCTGATACATAG
- a CDS encoding Wadjet anti-phage system protein JetA family protein, protein MSIAANPSLFDVLPKDLFSPLASQNRQHYWLLLCMLYGRYFGPDADLPPAIGWDRRELVASIVLLLDNEDPWEFEAGESISTPANIRAANYLNRLIASGWIFEEKAGGINVCSMPTDVVRFMEALHSFVDFTPNAVGAKMRSIESALQRVFESPHPGDDLDEAANQAKALVSNLGTMGLRIREVMRSLNADVSTADALKQIFGEYISKVYMSDYSDFASGDHPLARKASVLAIANQLSIPEHRQRLIRWYADHRKGGNMEAAEAHLERTLRKIKALNRLQDFIDRLETDLRRMNRRMLALIDYRLQSPSHLEKRLQRAVDGVKNAGVPTIAIPSGPGQMLSGELLYRPRKRLPPIPRTSDARRQQTPESEARMRLSRLAKEARRVQPSDIRHYLHRVMGDAIQMRASQLPILSIKDFRVVQTLGSMAQAALTIKAHRSGATGVLGKLPNYAFSTSGKDQQLRNGYLDMPDFYITKVGKR, encoded by the coding sequence ATGTCCATCGCAGCCAACCCGTCGCTGTTCGATGTACTACCCAAGGATCTATTTAGCCCTCTGGCCTCCCAGAACCGGCAGCACTACTGGCTGCTTCTCTGCATGCTCTACGGTCGGTACTTCGGCCCAGACGCTGACCTGCCACCGGCCATCGGTTGGGACCGGCGCGAGTTGGTGGCCAGCATCGTGCTTCTGCTGGACAACGAAGACCCCTGGGAGTTTGAGGCCGGCGAGAGCATTTCAACGCCGGCGAACATCCGGGCTGCGAATTACCTCAACCGCCTGATCGCATCGGGGTGGATCTTCGAGGAGAAAGCAGGAGGTATCAATGTCTGCTCCATGCCGACGGACGTGGTCAGGTTCATGGAGGCCCTCCATTCCTTCGTCGACTTCACCCCCAATGCGGTAGGCGCCAAGATGCGTTCCATCGAAAGCGCCCTACAGCGCGTCTTCGAGTCACCGCACCCTGGCGACGACCTGGACGAGGCAGCCAACCAAGCCAAGGCGTTGGTTAGCAATCTTGGAACCATGGGGCTGCGCATCCGCGAGGTGATGCGATCGTTGAACGCCGACGTCAGCACTGCCGACGCGCTCAAGCAGATCTTCGGCGAGTACATAAGCAAGGTGTACATGTCCGACTACTCGGATTTCGCCAGCGGCGACCATCCACTAGCACGCAAAGCGAGCGTGCTAGCGATCGCCAATCAGCTATCCATCCCCGAGCACAGGCAGCGACTCATTCGTTGGTATGCCGACCACCGCAAGGGCGGAAACATGGAAGCGGCCGAAGCGCATCTGGAGCGGACTCTGCGGAAGATCAAGGCCCTCAATCGCTTGCAAGACTTCATCGATAGGCTGGAAACCGATCTGCGCCGTATGAACCGACGGATGCTCGCGCTCATCGACTACCGTCTGCAGTCACCTTCGCATCTCGAGAAGAGACTCCAACGGGCCGTCGATGGAGTGAAGAATGCAGGGGTGCCGACTATCGCCATCCCCAGTGGTCCCGGGCAAATGTTGAGCGGCGAGCTGCTCTACAGGCCGCGCAAGAGACTCCCGCCGATTCCGCGAACGAGCGACGCGCGCAGGCAGCAAACGCCTGAATCGGAGGCGCGCATGCGACTGAGCCGTCTGGCCAAGGAGGCCAGGCGCGTGCAGCCAAGCGACATCCGGCACTACCTTCACCGGGTCATGGGCGATGCGATCCAGATGCGCGCTTCTCAACTCCCGATCTTGTCCATCAAGGACTTCCGCGTTGTTCAGACGTTGGGATCAATGGCCCAGGCGGCCCTGACCATCAAGGCGCACCGAAGCGGTGCCACTGGCGTGCTGGGGAAACTTCCTAACTACGCCTTCAGCACTTCGGGGAAAGACCAGCAACTCAGAAACGGATACTTGGACATGCCGGATTTCTATATCACCAAGGTAGGCAAGCGATGA
- a CDS encoding DUF4194 domain-containing protein — MSTMWDRLAEKSKIYEANDFERAAYHLVTAQVLSVSDMATRKDYHIVAENLPSYEGAMALLGVNIKHVQQFRYIVATPRHVFNHAKATKAMTLLALVLRSVYHTIRLNGQEGDFGEGYIELPDLQDIYKNLTKMEFPKTAELRAQVVELERWGIAKQTESAGGDNQPFRIMIHPAISEIITEEWLGQLDLLRKHDDIEAEDREADDVSA, encoded by the coding sequence ATGAGCACCATGTGGGACCGCCTGGCGGAGAAGAGCAAGATCTATGAAGCCAACGACTTTGAGCGCGCCGCGTACCATCTGGTGACCGCCCAGGTGTTGTCCGTATCAGATATGGCTACACGCAAGGACTACCACATCGTTGCGGAGAACCTGCCGTCATACGAAGGGGCCATGGCACTGTTAGGCGTCAACATCAAGCATGTGCAACAGTTCCGCTACATCGTGGCGACTCCACGCCACGTCTTCAACCACGCCAAGGCCACCAAAGCCATGACGTTGCTTGCGCTGGTATTGCGCAGCGTCTACCACACCATCCGTTTGAACGGCCAGGAAGGCGACTTCGGCGAAGGGTACATAGAACTGCCGGACCTTCAGGACATCTACAAGAACTTGACCAAGATGGAGTTCCCTAAGACGGCAGAGCTTCGTGCTCAGGTCGTTGAACTTGAACGTTGGGGCATCGCCAAACAGACAGAAAGTGCGGGGGGTGACAACCAGCCCTTTCGGATCATGATCCATCCAGCGATCTCGGAAATCATCACGGAAGAGTGGCTGGGACAGCTGGATCTGCTGCGCAAGCATGACGACATTGAAGCGGAAGACCGGGAGGCCGACGATGTATCTGCTTGA